Proteins from a genomic interval of Leifsonia shinshuensis:
- a CDS encoding ABC transporter permease, translating to MKLLSTPARIVVGLCMLVGLVILYVPLLLIVLNSFNSSRTFSFPPPGFTLQWWVDAFQSRGAADALATSVIAGLCASAIALVLGTMAAFAVQRFRFFGRQSINFLVVLPITLPGIVTGIALASTFTTVLGPLGVTLGMATVIIGHATFCIVIVYNNVQARLRRMGTSLEEASGDLGARGWQTFLWVTLPQVRGALAAGVLLAFALSFDEIVVTTFTAGPAVQTLPIWIFQNLFRPNQAPVVNVVAAVLTILAIIPVWISQRLAGDSVTSRV from the coding sequence GTGAAGCTGCTCTCGACCCCCGCGCGCATCGTCGTCGGCCTCTGCATGCTGGTCGGCCTCGTCATCCTGTACGTTCCGCTGCTGCTGATCGTGCTCAACTCGTTCAACAGCTCGCGGACGTTCTCGTTCCCTCCGCCCGGCTTCACGCTGCAGTGGTGGGTGGACGCGTTCCAGTCGCGGGGCGCGGCGGACGCCCTCGCGACTTCGGTGATCGCCGGGCTCTGCGCGTCGGCGATCGCGCTGGTGCTCGGGACGATGGCGGCGTTCGCGGTGCAGCGGTTCCGTTTCTTCGGCCGGCAGAGCATCAACTTCCTGGTCGTGCTGCCGATCACCCTCCCGGGCATCGTCACCGGCATCGCGCTGGCGTCGACGTTCACCACGGTGCTCGGGCCGCTCGGCGTGACCCTCGGGATGGCGACCGTCATCATCGGCCACGCCACGTTCTGCATCGTCATCGTCTACAACAACGTGCAGGCCCGGCTGCGCCGGATGGGCACCTCGCTGGAGGAGGCCTCCGGCGACCTCGGCGCCCGCGGCTGGCAGACGTTCCTCTGGGTGACGCTGCCGCAGGTGCGCGGGGCGCTCGCGGCCGGCGTCCTGCTGGCGTTCGCGCTCAGCTTCGATGAGATCGTCGTGACGACATTCACGGCGGGGCCGGCGGTGCAGACCCTGCCGATCTGGATCTTCCAGAACCTGTTCCGCCCCAACCAGGCGCCGGTCGTGAACGTGGTCGCGGCCGTGCTGACGATCCTCGCCATCATCCCGGTGTGGATCTCGCAGCGCCTCGCGGGCGACTCGGTCACGAGTCGCGTCTGA
- a CDS encoding ABC transporter permease: MKARLGLLLGPPLLWLVVIYLGSIAVLLVSSFWTVNGFTGAVEPTFTLENYATLFTDPLYGTVALRTLLVALGVTLIDAVVAFPMALFMAKVARPSRRALYLVAVTTPLWASYLVKAYAWRILVEPGGPIAVATGGWAPGFGLPATIMTLAYLWLPYMIIPVYAGFDRVPDSLFEASYDLGASTWRTIRTVAFPLVFPAIVAGSIFTFALSFGDYIAVGIVGGKTQLLANLIYGQLVTANNQPLAAALSVIPLVAVVLYLLAVRRTGALENV, encoded by the coding sequence ATGAAGGCCCGGCTGGGCCTCCTGCTCGGGCCGCCCCTGCTCTGGCTCGTCGTCATCTACCTGGGCTCGATCGCCGTCCTCCTGGTCTCGTCGTTCTGGACGGTGAACGGGTTCACGGGCGCGGTCGAACCGACCTTCACGCTCGAGAACTACGCGACGCTGTTCACCGACCCGCTGTACGGGACGGTCGCGCTGCGGACGCTGCTCGTGGCGCTGGGGGTGACGCTGATCGACGCCGTGGTCGCCTTCCCGATGGCGCTGTTCATGGCGAAGGTGGCCCGGCCGAGCCGGCGCGCCCTCTACCTGGTGGCGGTGACGACGCCGCTCTGGGCCAGCTACCTGGTCAAGGCGTACGCATGGCGCATCCTCGTGGAGCCGGGCGGCCCGATCGCGGTCGCGACCGGCGGCTGGGCGCCCGGCTTCGGCCTCCCCGCCACGATCATGACGTTGGCGTACCTGTGGCTGCCGTACATGATCATCCCGGTCTACGCCGGCTTCGACCGCGTGCCCGACTCGCTGTTCGAGGCCAGCTACGACCTGGGCGCGTCGACCTGGCGCACGATCAGGACGGTCGCCTTCCCGCTGGTGTTCCCGGCGATCGTCGCCGGGTCGATCTTCACCTTCGCGCTGAGCTTCGGCGACTACATCGCCGTGGGGATCGTCGGAGGCAAGACGCAGCTGCTCGCGAACCTGATCTACGGGCAGCTGGTGACGGCGAACAACCAGCCGCTGGCGGCGGCACTGTCGGTGATCCCGCTCGTCGCGGTCGTGCTCTACCTGCTCGCGGTCCGCCGCACCGGCGCATTGGAGAACGTGTGA
- a CDS encoding ABC transporter substrate-binding protein, with amino-acid sequence MIRATKRVARSAAAAAAVSAALLVLAACSGGGSTGGSAGSVPNVPMAKKLGTNEGQLNLIVWAGYAEDGSNDPKVNWVTPFAQNTGCKVNAKVAGTSDEMVQLMRTGDYDGVSASGDATLRLVYGGQVAPVNTKLVPNYTTISSFLKNKAWNSVDGQMYGIPHGWGANVLMYNKSTVTPAPDSWSAVFDDASKYAGKVTAYDSPIYIADAALYLKAHDPSLGIKDPYSLTEKQLDAAVSLLKKQKTSIGEYWSDYTKSVQSFESGSSVVGTSWQVIANLIQSDGKVQVGTTVPKEGSTGWSDTWMIAAKAKHPNCMYQWMNWITSPKVNAEVAEWFGEAPAQTKACEQTQDPTFCDTYHALDAGYASKIHYWTTPQTKCVDGSGNDCTAYSEWVTKWQQIKG; translated from the coding sequence ATGATCCGTGCAACGAAGCGCGTGGCGCGCTCGGCGGCCGCAGCAGCGGCCGTCTCCGCCGCCCTCCTGGTGCTCGCGGCCTGTTCCGGCGGCGGCTCCACCGGCGGCTCGGCCGGCTCGGTGCCGAACGTCCCGATGGCGAAGAAGCTCGGGACCAACGAGGGCCAGCTCAACCTCATCGTCTGGGCGGGCTACGCCGAGGACGGCTCCAACGATCCGAAGGTCAACTGGGTGACCCCGTTCGCGCAGAACACCGGTTGCAAAGTCAACGCCAAGGTCGCCGGCACCTCCGACGAGATGGTGCAGCTCATGCGCACCGGCGACTACGACGGCGTCTCGGCTTCCGGCGACGCCACCCTCCGCCTGGTCTACGGCGGTCAGGTCGCGCCGGTCAACACGAAGCTGGTGCCGAACTACACGACCATCTCCTCGTTCCTCAAGAACAAGGCCTGGAACTCCGTCGACGGCCAGATGTATGGCATCCCGCACGGCTGGGGCGCCAACGTGCTGATGTACAACAAGTCCACCGTCACCCCGGCGCCGGACTCCTGGTCGGCCGTCTTCGACGACGCCTCCAAGTACGCCGGCAAGGTCACGGCCTACGACTCCCCGATCTACATCGCGGACGCCGCGCTGTACCTGAAGGCGCACGACCCGTCGCTCGGGATCAAGGACCCGTACTCGCTCACCGAGAAGCAGCTCGACGCGGCGGTCTCGCTGCTGAAGAAGCAGAAGACCTCCATCGGCGAGTACTGGTCGGACTACACCAAGTCCGTGCAGTCGTTCGAGTCCGGCAGCAGCGTCGTCGGCACGTCGTGGCAGGTCATCGCGAACCTCATCCAGAGCGACGGCAAGGTCCAGGTCGGCACCACCGTCCCGAAGGAGGGCTCGACCGGCTGGTCGGACACCTGGATGATCGCGGCCAAGGCGAAGCACCCGAACTGCATGTACCAGTGGATGAACTGGATCACCTCCCCGAAGGTGAACGCCGAGGTCGCCGAGTGGTTCGGCGAGGCCCCGGCTCAGACCAAGGCGTGCGAGCAGACCCAGGACCCGACCTTCTGCGACACGTACCACGCGCTCGACGCGGGCTACGCGTCCAAGATCCACTACTGGACCACCCCGCAGACCAAGTGCGTCGACGGCAGCGGCAACGACTGCACCGCCTATAGCGAGTGGGTGACCAAGTGGCAGCAGATCAAGGGCTGA
- a CDS encoding ABC transporter ATP-binding protein produces the protein MSEQPAIRLTGLTKRFGSVAAVDHLDLEIAAGEFFSMLGPSGSGKTTVLRCIAGFEQPTSGTIELFGQDVTAKPAAAREVNTVFQDYALFPHMSVLDNVAYGLRVRGVGRTERRRRAMDALASVQLQGFADRKPAQLSGGQRQRVALARATVVQPKALLLDEPLGALDLKLRQQMQVELKQLQHELGIAFVFVTHDQDEALTLSDRIAVFNNGRIEQLGTPRELYEHPNSRFVADFVGTSNLFDLEHARSILGRDGEYSIRPEKLELHTLPGGSGSPSAAGTLVESVYAGNSIRRVVDLDAGLRISVLESNDRTHRAELDRGSRVHVTWNDDDLRRLGGSTPAAAPDDDLPTADVPRSRGVAERQDS, from the coding sequence GTGAGCGAGCAGCCCGCCATCAGGCTGACCGGACTGACCAAACGATTCGGGTCGGTCGCCGCCGTCGACCACCTCGACCTGGAGATCGCCGCAGGCGAGTTCTTCTCGATGCTCGGACCATCCGGCTCGGGCAAGACCACCGTGCTGCGCTGCATCGCCGGCTTCGAGCAGCCCACCTCCGGCACCATCGAGCTCTTCGGCCAGGATGTGACCGCGAAGCCCGCCGCCGCGCGCGAGGTCAACACGGTCTTCCAGGACTACGCGCTCTTCCCGCACATGTCGGTGCTGGACAACGTCGCCTACGGCCTCCGGGTCCGCGGCGTCGGCCGCACGGAACGGCGGAGGCGGGCGATGGACGCGCTCGCGTCCGTGCAGCTGCAGGGCTTCGCCGACCGCAAGCCCGCCCAGCTCTCCGGCGGGCAGCGCCAGCGCGTCGCGCTCGCCCGCGCGACGGTCGTGCAGCCGAAGGCGCTGCTGCTGGACGAGCCGCTCGGCGCGCTCGACCTCAAGCTGCGCCAGCAGATGCAGGTGGAGCTCAAGCAGCTCCAGCACGAGCTGGGGATCGCGTTCGTCTTCGTCACCCACGACCAGGACGAGGCGCTGACGCTGTCCGACCGGATCGCCGTCTTCAACAACGGCCGGATCGAGCAGCTCGGAACGCCGCGGGAGCTGTACGAGCACCCGAACTCCCGGTTCGTCGCGGACTTCGTCGGCACGTCGAACCTGTTCGACCTCGAGCACGCGCGCAGCATCCTCGGCCGCGACGGCGAGTACTCCATCCGGCCGGAGAAGCTGGAGCTGCACACCCTCCCCGGCGGCTCCGGCTCGCCGTCGGCCGCCGGCACGCTCGTCGAGTCGGTCTACGCGGGCAACAGCATCCGCCGGGTGGTCGACCTCGACGCGGGCCTGCGGATCTCGGTGCTGGAGAGCAACGACCGCACCCACCGCGCCGAGCTCGACCGCGGCTCGCGCGTGCACGTGACCTGGAACGACGACGACCTCCGCAGGCTCGGCGGCAGCACGCCGGCCGCGGCGCCGGACGACGATCTCCCGACGGCAGATGTACCTCGCAGCAGAGGTGTAGCAGAGAGGCAAGACTCATGA
- a CDS encoding wax ester/triacylglycerol synthase domain-containing protein — protein sequence MEGRDAPAGAIAAVDAANFALERGQPNVVSLAGLLAPGGFVDDRGVPDVERLRRVLANRVRAVPALCRRPVSDGSAWRWEPSLPDVSRHVRLWQPDAESPHAGASAASFERVCARTLMTPLPLDRPLWELLLVPAAAGTSCGVLFRLHHALADGLEAESLVAALCDSDADAEGGGSGGSNVDARPQAPARPADRSSRLARLREAGAQTVAVFRRTVRSRVLLGSLGVTRDVAFLDVGLAELHDGAKRAGGTVGDAFLAAFGQGLRAVLTAARESLPETLPVSSPVRLARRGGEGNATGVMLVHVPVADADASAGVARVAAETRSEKARARAAGTFTWMASPRSAALLMRFARTQRAVAAIASEFPGPSRTLRLDGAELVSAWPLSLLSANVRVGAVAASYAGRFRVSVQTDADHLPPARVVADAMAAAFEAIARR from the coding sequence ATGGAGGGGCGTGACGCTCCGGCCGGGGCGATCGCAGCGGTGGACGCGGCGAACTTCGCCCTCGAGCGCGGGCAGCCCAACGTCGTCTCGCTGGCGGGGCTGCTGGCTCCCGGCGGATTCGTCGACGACCGGGGCGTACCGGACGTCGAACGGCTCCGGCGGGTGCTCGCAAATCGGGTGCGGGCGGTCCCGGCGCTGTGCCGGCGGCCGGTCTCGGATGGCTCTGCGTGGCGCTGGGAGCCGTCGCTGCCGGACGTGAGCCGTCACGTCCGCCTCTGGCAACCGGACGCGGAGTCCCCGCACGCGGGCGCCTCCGCTGCCTCGTTCGAGCGGGTCTGCGCGCGCACGTTGATGACGCCGCTCCCGCTGGACCGGCCGTTGTGGGAGCTGCTCCTGGTGCCCGCCGCGGCGGGGACGTCGTGCGGGGTCCTGTTCCGGCTGCACCACGCGCTCGCGGACGGGCTGGAGGCGGAGTCGCTGGTGGCTGCACTGTGCGACAGCGACGCGGACGCCGAGGGCGGCGGCTCGGGTGGCTCGAACGTTGACGCGCGTCCGCAGGCTCCCGCCCGGCCGGCCGATCGTAGCTCCCGCCTCGCGCGGCTTCGCGAAGCGGGCGCGCAGACCGTCGCGGTGTTCCGCCGCACCGTGCGCTCCCGTGTGCTGCTGGGATCGCTCGGCGTCACGCGGGACGTCGCGTTCCTGGACGTCGGTCTCGCCGAGCTGCACGACGGCGCGAAGCGCGCGGGCGGAACGGTCGGCGACGCGTTCCTCGCGGCGTTCGGGCAGGGGCTCCGCGCGGTGCTGACGGCCGCGCGGGAATCGCTTCCCGAGACGCTGCCGGTGTCCTCCCCGGTGCGTCTGGCGCGCCGGGGAGGCGAGGGGAACGCGACCGGCGTCATGCTCGTGCACGTCCCCGTCGCCGACGCCGACGCGTCCGCCGGGGTGGCGCGGGTGGCGGCGGAGACGCGCTCGGAGAAGGCGCGCGCCCGGGCGGCGGGCACCTTCACCTGGATGGCGAGCCCGCGGTCGGCCGCGCTGCTGATGCGGTTCGCGCGGACGCAGCGCGCCGTCGCGGCCATCGCCTCCGAGTTTCCCGGTCCGTCGCGCACCCTGAGGCTCGACGGCGCGGAGCTGGTGAGCGCCTGGCCGTTGTCGTTGCTGTCGGCGAACGTCCGCGTCGGCGCCGTGGCAGCCTCCTACGCCGGCCGCTTCCGGGTCAGCGTGCAGACCGACGCCGACCACCTCCCGCCGGCGCGGGTCGTGGCGGACGCGATGGCCGCCGCCTTCGAGGCGATCGCGCGGCGCTGA
- a CDS encoding S1C family serine protease: protein MTDSDALDAYSTAVVRVARVVGPAVAAVTARTARGVGLGSATVISADGHLLTSAHVVEGAGSVDLAFEDGTRVRARVIGRDPLSDLAMLLADSPVPAPVELGDAAKLQVGQLVVAVGNPLGLAGSVTAGIVSALGRSLPTRSGRVVDEVIQTDAALNPGNSGGALADSSARMIGVNTAVAGTGLGLAVPINATSRQIMDTLMREGRVRRGWLGIAGAEITLNPEIARKAGARTGIQVMSVVPDSPADLAGIRPGDVLISLDRMRIHAVADLQRLMIASTIGRRLELTVWRNGALVDAIVEPTELTDA from the coding sequence ATGACGGATTCGGACGCGCTGGACGCCTACTCGACGGCGGTGGTGCGGGTCGCGCGCGTCGTCGGCCCGGCCGTCGCCGCCGTGACCGCGCGGACCGCGCGCGGCGTCGGGCTCGGCAGCGCGACCGTGATCTCGGCCGACGGCCACCTGCTGACCAGCGCGCACGTCGTGGAGGGCGCGGGGAGCGTCGACCTCGCGTTCGAGGACGGCACCCGGGTCCGCGCCCGCGTGATCGGCCGCGACCCGCTCTCCGACCTGGCGATGCTCCTGGCGGACTCGCCCGTCCCGGCGCCGGTCGAGCTCGGCGACGCGGCGAAGCTGCAGGTGGGCCAGCTGGTCGTCGCGGTCGGGAACCCGCTGGGCCTCGCGGGGAGCGTGACCGCGGGCATCGTCTCTGCGCTCGGGAGGTCGCTGCCGACCCGGTCCGGCCGCGTGGTCGACGAGGTCATCCAGACCGACGCGGCGCTCAACCCCGGCAACAGCGGGGGAGCGCTCGCGGACAGCTCAGCGCGCATGATCGGCGTGAACACCGCCGTCGCTGGGACCGGCCTCGGCCTCGCCGTGCCGATCAACGCCACCAGCCGGCAGATCATGGACACCCTGATGCGCGAGGGCCGCGTCCGCCGCGGCTGGCTGGGCATCGCGGGCGCGGAGATCACGCTCAACCCGGAGATCGCGCGCAAGGCCGGCGCGCGCACCGGCATCCAGGTCATGTCGGTGGTCCCGGACAGCCCGGCCGATCTCGCCGGCATCCGCCCGGGCGACGTCCTGATCTCGCTCGACCGCATGCGCATCCACGCGGTCGCCGACCTCCAGCGCCTGATGATCGCGAGCACGATCGGCCGCCGGCTGGAGCTGACCGTGTGGCGCAACGGCGCCCTCGTCGACGCCATCGTCGAGCCCACCGAACTGACCGACGCCTGA
- a CDS encoding sensor histidine kinase has translation MTDQRELRTASVRLALQFAGIILALFVVLGGVVYVVVSTGQTEAAKRALADASQVDSVHDAPHDLLITVVLPQGRDVSPNMPDGLPDERALQEVAQNGGSITETVVAGGKSYLTQTDVRRGKVVQISYGLAEQQEEMGRLLTALIISGVIATVAAALVGLLLARRSMRPMADALALQRRFVADAGHELRTPLTLLSTRAQLLRRRLSRGGAAVADEDVRSGLDEIVDDSRALTEIVEDLLTAADPRQNAEPERVDIGELAAVVARSAEGRAHERGIALTTQAVPGAVVTGAPVSLRRMIVALVDNALDHAASHVQVDVSTEREEVVLTVADDGLGFGDALKDRAFDRFASARAADGAGARERHYGLGLALVAEVVDRHRGRVTAADREGGGAEVVVRLPKGAPARS, from the coding sequence ATGACGGACCAGCGCGAGCTGCGCACGGCGTCCGTCCGGCTCGCCCTGCAGTTCGCCGGGATCATCCTGGCGCTGTTCGTCGTGCTCGGCGGCGTCGTCTACGTCGTCGTCTCCACCGGCCAGACGGAGGCGGCCAAGCGGGCGCTGGCGGACGCGTCGCAGGTGGACTCCGTGCACGACGCGCCGCACGACCTCCTGATCACGGTCGTCCTCCCGCAGGGCAGGGATGTCTCCCCGAACATGCCGGACGGGCTGCCCGACGAGCGCGCGCTGCAGGAGGTCGCCCAGAACGGCGGATCGATCACCGAGACCGTCGTGGCCGGCGGGAAGAGCTACCTCACCCAGACCGACGTGCGGCGCGGCAAGGTCGTCCAGATCTCCTACGGCCTCGCGGAGCAGCAGGAGGAGATGGGGCGGCTGCTGACGGCGCTCATCATCTCCGGTGTGATCGCCACCGTCGCCGCCGCCCTGGTCGGCCTGCTCCTCGCCCGCCGCTCGATGCGCCCGATGGCGGACGCGCTGGCCCTGCAGCGGCGCTTCGTCGCGGACGCCGGCCACGAGCTCCGGACACCGCTGACCCTGCTGAGCACGCGCGCGCAGCTCCTGCGCCGGCGGCTCAGCCGCGGCGGCGCCGCCGTCGCGGACGAGGACGTGCGCTCCGGGCTGGACGAGATCGTGGACGACAGCCGCGCGCTGACCGAGATCGTGGAGGACCTGCTCACCGCCGCGGACCCGCGCCAGAACGCGGAGCCCGAGCGGGTGGACATCGGCGAGCTCGCCGCGGTCGTCGCCCGCTCCGCGGAGGGGCGCGCGCACGAGCGCGGCATCGCCCTGACCACGCAGGCCGTCCCCGGCGCGGTCGTCACCGGCGCGCCGGTCTCGCTCCGCCGGATGATCGTCGCCCTGGTCGACAACGCGCTCGACCACGCCGCCTCCCACGTGCAGGTGGACGTCTCCACGGAGCGCGAGGAGGTCGTGCTTACGGTCGCCGACGACGGCCTCGGCTTCGGCGACGCCCTCAAGGACCGCGCGTTCGACCGCTTCGCGTCCGCGCGAGCGGCGGACGGCGCCGGCGCCCGCGAGCGCCACTACGGGCTGGGGCTGGCGCTGGTCGCGGAGGTGGTCGACCGCCACCGCGGCCGCGTCACGGCGGCGGACCGCGAGGGCGGCGGCGCGGAGGTCGTGGTGCGGCTGCCGAAGGGCGCTCCTGCTCGGAGCTGA
- a CDS encoding response regulator transcription factor, whose product MGERSRVLVAEDDSRLAGMLETLLVSDGYDVELARDGQRALHRGLTESFDAVVLDRGLPAVDGLGVLRGLRSNGVTTPILILSALGTAPDRVDGLNAGAEDYLAKPFDIDELLARVRALIRRASSSVPTVRFPGGQLDVGSRTVTLSGGERVVLSDREAGLLELLARRPEQVFSRAVLLDEVFADADDPGVVDTYVHHLRKKFGRTLIETVRGVGYRLGGVG is encoded by the coding sequence ATGGGTGAGCGCAGCCGGGTCCTGGTCGCCGAGGACGACAGCCGTCTCGCCGGGATGCTCGAGACGCTGCTCGTCTCGGACGGCTACGACGTGGAGCTGGCGCGCGACGGCCAGCGGGCGCTGCACCGCGGCCTGACCGAGTCGTTCGACGCCGTCGTGCTCGACCGCGGCCTCCCGGCCGTCGACGGCCTCGGCGTGCTGCGCGGCCTCCGCAGCAACGGCGTGACCACGCCCATCCTCATCCTGTCGGCCCTCGGCACCGCCCCCGACCGGGTGGATGGGCTCAACGCCGGAGCGGAGGACTACCTGGCCAAGCCGTTCGACATCGACGAGCTGCTCGCGCGCGTGCGCGCCCTCATCCGCCGGGCGTCGTCCAGCGTCCCGACCGTGCGCTTCCCCGGCGGGCAGCTGGATGTCGGCAGCCGCACGGTCACGCTCAGCGGCGGCGAGCGCGTCGTGCTCTCCGACCGGGAGGCCGGCCTGCTCGAACTCCTGGCGCGCCGGCCCGAGCAGGTCTTCTCGCGCGCCGTGCTGCTGGACGAGGTGTTCGCCGACGCGGACGACCCCGGGGTGGTCGACACCTACGTGCACCACCTCCGCAAGAAGTTCGGCCGCACGTTGATCGAGACGGTGCGCGGCGTCGGCTACCGGCTGGGCGGGGTCGGATGA
- a CDS encoding FAD:protein FMN transferase translates to MRFLETVMGIPMSIDIRDAAEDVAAAAAERAFRVLRDADERFSAYRPDSELSRVNARGGDASGASEDFAEVVGLGSAMADASGGAFRIRRPDGTWDLDGVVKGWAADRAARSLAVSGLRDFCLNAGGDVAVSGSPGEGRPWNVGVRSPDSAAEVLAVLEVRDGGVATSGAYERGAHIVDGRTDAAATGLRSATVVARDLTTADLLATAVFALGEDGIRWAIGNGARGVLAVDASGRLRGLGELAFAGAGQPR, encoded by the coding sequence ATGAGGTTCCTCGAGACCGTCATGGGCATCCCGATGTCGATCGACATCCGGGACGCCGCGGAGGACGTCGCTGCCGCGGCCGCCGAGCGCGCTTTCCGGGTGCTCCGGGACGCCGACGAGCGCTTCTCCGCGTACCGTCCCGACAGCGAGCTCAGCCGGGTGAACGCCCGCGGCGGCGACGCGTCGGGGGCGAGCGAGGACTTCGCGGAGGTCGTCGGGCTCGGCTCGGCGATGGCGGACGCCTCAGGCGGGGCGTTCCGCATCCGGCGCCCCGACGGCACCTGGGACCTCGACGGCGTCGTGAAGGGCTGGGCGGCCGACCGGGCCGCGCGCTCGCTCGCCGTGAGCGGGCTCCGGGACTTCTGCCTGAACGCCGGCGGTGATGTCGCGGTCTCCGGCAGCCCCGGCGAGGGCCGGCCGTGGAACGTGGGCGTCCGTTCCCCGGACAGCGCCGCGGAGGTGCTCGCCGTGCTGGAGGTCCGGGACGGCGGCGTCGCGACCTCCGGCGCTTACGAGCGCGGCGCCCACATCGTCGACGGCCGCACGGACGCCGCGGCGACCGGGCTGCGCAGCGCGACCGTCGTCGCCCGCGATCTCACGACCGCCGACCTCCTGGCGACGGCCGTGTTCGCGCTCGGCGAGGACGGGATCCGCTGGGCGATCGGCAACGGCGCGCGGGGCGTGCTCGCCGTCGACGCGAGCGGCCGGCTGCGCGGGCTCGGCGAGCTGGCGTTCGCCGGAGCGGGGCAGCCGCGATGA
- a CDS encoding FMN-binding protein produces the protein MNNKSWRGTVLFTIILVVMGATVGLKLYGVGAQTSAVSSAHASTSPSAAPTPTAATPTTTPSAAATAAPAPAAATKTVTGTAVDTRYGPVQVKVTFEGTKITAIDAIQYPTESGRDQEINSQAIPMLQQEALASQSAKIDTISGATYTSEGYIQSLQSAIDQR, from the coding sequence ATGAACAACAAGTCCTGGCGCGGGACCGTCCTTTTCACCATCATCCTCGTGGTGATGGGCGCCACCGTCGGCCTCAAGCTGTACGGGGTGGGCGCGCAGACCAGCGCGGTGTCGTCGGCGCACGCCTCGACCTCGCCGTCCGCCGCGCCCACGCCGACGGCCGCGACGCCGACCACCACGCCGTCCGCCGCCGCGACGGCGGCCCCCGCGCCCGCGGCCGCCACCAAGACCGTCACCGGCACCGCCGTCGACACCCGTTACGGCCCTGTCCAGGTGAAGGTCACCTTCGAGGGCACGAAGATCACGGCGATCGACGCGATCCAGTATCCGACCGAGAGCGGCCGGGACCAGGAGATCAACTCGCAGGCCATCCCGATGCTGCAGCAGGAGGCGCTGGCCTCCCAGTCGGCGAAGATCGACACGATCTCCGGCGCGACCTACACCTCCGAGGGCTACATCCAGTCGCTGCAGTCGGCCATCGACCAGCGATGA
- a CDS encoding ferredoxin reductase family protein: MVETWAATTAPVRRPRTRRGAATRHRRGSRAVRILLVASVIAVLAMWWFSVPANFAATPANAITSLGELSGLVGALLVCYQVLLIARVPWFENAVGLDKLVSWHRSLGASVIFLIVVHVVFIVLGSEVIDKSTPWDEFWTVYYSYPDMLPALVGTIAFLAVGLSSARLIRTRLSYEVWYWLHLTTYVAIFLTFLHQLSAGLHFVGYPLNRVLWILLYLGTASAVLTWRFILPTMDAWKGRMRVVAVVPEGHGLNSVWLEGPNVDKLGVRAGNFLLFRFFAWGHLGTAHPYSVSAVPSNGRLRITVGTLGDHSSRLTALKPGTMVFVEGPFGHFTADRASRGKLLLIAGGAGIGPIRALAEELVYRGGRPVVLYRVSAPEQLALLGELQTMEGVTVIPLVGRRAELGYDPLGPGPLSRIVPDLHNWEAFICGPEGMAEQVESSLRELRMPKRFIHREELSMS, from the coding sequence ATGGTTGAGACGTGGGCCGCGACGACGGCACCGGTGCGGCGCCCCCGGACGCGCCGCGGCGCCGCGACCCGGCACCGGCGCGGCTCCCGCGCCGTGCGCATCCTGCTGGTCGCCAGCGTCATCGCCGTCCTCGCGATGTGGTGGTTCAGCGTCCCCGCGAACTTCGCCGCCACCCCCGCGAACGCGATCACGTCACTCGGTGAGCTGAGCGGCCTCGTCGGCGCGCTGCTGGTCTGCTACCAGGTGCTGCTGATCGCCCGGGTGCCGTGGTTCGAGAACGCGGTCGGGCTCGACAAGCTGGTCTCCTGGCACCGGTCGCTCGGGGCCTCGGTGATCTTCCTCATCGTCGTGCACGTGGTGTTCATCGTGCTGGGCAGCGAGGTCATCGACAAGAGCACGCCGTGGGACGAGTTCTGGACCGTCTACTACTCGTACCCGGACATGCTCCCCGCCCTGGTCGGGACGATCGCGTTCCTGGCGGTCGGGCTCTCCAGCGCCCGGCTGATCCGCACGAGGCTGTCCTACGAGGTCTGGTACTGGCTGCACCTCACGACCTACGTCGCGATCTTCCTCACCTTCCTGCACCAGCTGAGCGCCGGTCTGCACTTCGTCGGATACCCGCTGAACCGCGTGCTCTGGATCCTGCTCTACCTCGGCACCGCGTCGGCCGTGCTGACCTGGCGCTTCATCCTGCCGACGATGGACGCGTGGAAGGGTCGCATGCGCGTCGTCGCCGTCGTCCCGGAGGGCCACGGCCTGAACAGCGTCTGGCTTGAGGGGCCGAACGTCGACAAGCTGGGCGTCCGCGCGGGGAACTTCCTGCTCTTCCGCTTCTTCGCCTGGGGCCACCTCGGCACGGCGCACCCCTATTCGGTGTCGGCGGTGCCGTCGAACGGCCGGCTGCGCATCACCGTCGGGACGCTCGGCGACCACTCCAGCCGGCTGACCGCGCTGAAGCCGGGGACGATGGTCTTCGTCGAGGGGCCGTTCGGGCACTTCACCGCCGACCGCGCGAGCCGCGGCAAGCTGCTCCTCATCGCCGGCGGCGCCGGCATCGGGCCGATCCGGGCGCTCGCGGAGGAGCTGGTGTACCGCGGCGGCCGTCCGGTGGTCCTGTACCGGGTCAGCGCGCCGGAGCAGCTGGCGCTGCTCGGCGAACTGCAGACGATGGAGGGCGTCACGGTCATCCCCCTGGTCGGCCGGCGCGCGGAGCTCGGCTACGACCCGCTCGGCCCGGGCCCCCTCAGCCGCATCGTCCCGGACCTCCACAACTGGGAGGCGTTCATCTGCGGCCCCGAGGGCATGGCCGAGCAGGTCGAGTCCTCGCTGCGCGAGCTGCGGATGCCGAAGCGCTTCATCCACCGAGAAGAACTGAGCATGTCATGA